One segment of Clostridium botulinum DNA contains the following:
- a CDS encoding glycosyltransferase has protein sequence MEPKYGKVAIIMRTKDRNIFLKRAIESVINQTYKDWILVIVNDGGNLDDIQKLLKSYEHYKEKIIIIHNENSLGMEAASNRGIKSVNSDYVVIHDDDDTWESEFLSTTTKYLDENLNCNGVITYSNKVIEKINNEKIIIKKVKPFNTYLKGIISIYDLCIKNLFSPISFIYRRSVFDKIGLYDETLPVLGDWEFNLRFIKKYDIHIIEEKLANYHQRPKIKNGINSNSIIGGKNKHFYYETILKNRLLREELHENKLGIGFIINIIDSIKKVNIVRALKEKLSRK, from the coding sequence ATGGAACCTAAATATGGTAAAGTCGCAATAATAATGAGAACTAAGGATAGAAATATATTTTTGAAAAGAGCAATAGAAAGTGTAATTAATCAAACTTATAAAGATTGGATTTTAGTAATAGTTAATGATGGTGGAAATTTAGATGATATACAAAAATTATTAAAATCATATGAACATTATAAGGAAAAAATAATAATAATTCATAATGAAAATTCATTAGGAATGGAAGCGGCATCGAATAGAGGAATAAAGTCTGTAAATTCTGATTATGTTGTTATTCATGATGATGATGATACGTGGGAAAGTGAGTTTTTAAGCACAACTACTAAATATTTAGATGAAAATTTAAATTGTAATGGGGTTATTACTTATTCTAATAAGGTAATAGAGAAAATAAATAATGAAAAGATAATAATAAAAAAAGTAAAACCATTTAATACTTATCTTAAAGGAATTATATCTATATATGATTTATGTATAAAAAACTTGTTTTCTCCAATATCTTTTATTTATAGGAGAAGTGTTTTTGATAAAATTGGATTGTATGATGAAACATTACCAGTTTTAGGAGATTGGGAATTTAATTTAAGATTTATAAAAAAATATGATATACATATAATTGAAGAGAAATTAGCGAATTATCATCAAAGACCGAAGATTAAAAATGGTATAAATAGTAATTCAATTATTGGAGGAAAGAATAAACATTTTTATTATGAGACTATTTTAAAAAATCGATTATTAAGAGAAGAATTACACGAAAATAAATTAGGAATTGGATTTATTATAAATATTATAGATTCTATTAAAAAAGTAAATATAGTTAGAGCATTAAAAGAAAAATTAAGTAGAAAATAA